A window of the Bufo gargarizans isolate SCDJY-AF-19 chromosome 1, ASM1485885v1, whole genome shotgun sequence genome harbors these coding sequences:
- the LEPROTL1 gene encoding leptin receptor overlapping transcript-like 1, which produces MAGIKALISLSFGGAVGLMFLMLGCALPQYSQYLPLFVLFFYVLAPIPYSIARRVVNDTDAASNACKELAIFLTTGIVVSAFGLPIVFARAALIHWGACALVLTGNTVIFSTILGFFLVFGNNDDFSWQQW; this is translated from the exons ATGGCGGGAATTAAAG CTCTGATCAGCCTCTCGTTTGGAGGAGCCGTCGGACTGATGTTTTTGATGCTGGGATGTGCACTGCCTCAATATAG TCAGTATTTGCCGCTGTTTGTACTGTTTTTCTACGTCCTGGCACCGATTCCATACAGCATAGCAAGACGAGTAGTAAACGACACAGACGCTGCAAGCAACGCCTGCAAGGAGCTGGCCATCTTTCTCACAACTGGCATTGTGGTGTCCGCCTTCGGACTGCCTATCGTCTTTGCCAGAGCAGCGTTG ATTCACTGGGGAGCATGCGCGCTCGTCCTGACCGGAAACACAGTCATCTTTTCTACCATTTTAGGCTTCTTCCTAGTGTTCGGTAACAACGATGATTTCAGTTGGCAGCAGTGGTGA